The stretch of DNA GAATCTAGGAGTTGTGATACAGTTCATGATTAGATGGATGAAGTTTGGAGGAAAATTCAATCCAACTAACATTTCTTCAATGAAGCTCCATTCAATTGTGTCATACGCCTTTTGCAAATCTAGCTTTATCAAGCAACTCGGTTTGTTTGCCTTTCTACCATAGTGCCTAACCAAATCTTGACATATCAAGATATTATGCCCAATAAACCTCCCTTTAACAAAACCACCTTGAGATTGTGAAATTATTGAAGGAAGGATGTTATTGATTCTAGAACTCAAAAGCTTGGTAGCAATCTTGTAAATCACATTGCAACAAGCTATGGGTCTAAAATCTTTAACAGAACTAGGACATTTCACCTTAGGCACCAAAGTAATTATAGTAGAATTGATCTCTTTTAAGATGTTACCTGAACTCAGAAAAGATTGCACTGCAGCACATATGTCCTCACCAATAATCTCCCAGTTGTCTTGATAAAATCCACTAGAAAATCCATCTGGCCCCGGAGACTTGTTTGCAGGTATGCTGAAGACTGCCTTTTTGATCTCATCTTTAGTGAACACCTGTATAAGAGATTCAGCCTGACTTGGAGAGAGAATCGGGCCAACTCTAAGAATCTTGCTATCTACAACCTTCCTCTGCTCTCTTTTAGTTCCAAGTAAGCTTTTATAGAACTCTAGAAATGCTGATGTAATAAGTTCAGGATCTGTAACTCTGCTGCCCCCTTGATTTTCTATGGAAAGGATTCGGTTTTGCCTTATTCTATGCTTAATGCAAGCATGAAATAAGGCAGAATTTGAGTCTCCATCTTGAATCCACTCCAATTTAGCTTTCTGCTTTAGAAACAAAGAATAAGCCTGCTGCTTTTGTAACAACTGCTCACGGGCTAGCTTTTCCATCTGATGCAAACTCTCCTCAAGTGGCTGCTTTTGTAGTTGACTTTGTATATTATCCAGAGAAATCTTGGCCCCAATCACTTGCTGATGAATATCACTAAATGCTTCCTTGTTTAAGTTCCTCAATCTCTCTTTGAAAAACTTCAACTTGCAAACAACTTGATACATCTTACTACCGGAAGTTCCCAAGCACCAAGCCTCCTTTAATAAAAGGTCATACTTAGGGTGAGATTTCCACATCCGAAAATACTTGAACGGCTTTTTCCCCCCAAATATTTGAGGATGCAAAGTCAGAATAGCTGGAGAATGGTCAAAGAGTCCCTCATTAAGAAAAACGGCTTCAGCAAATTCATACTTCCCAATCCAAGCTTGATTGGCCATAATTCTGTCTATCTTAGAATAAATTCTATCATTCCCTGGTTGCTTATTGTTCCAAGTGAAGAAATTACCACTAGCCTTAACATCCTCAAGCTGACAAGAATTCACACAAGTAAGGAAATCAGAGTCAGGATGAGTCCTTACCCGATGGcccactctctcttccttggcAAGAATATCATTGAAATCGCCCATTATACACCAATTTTCACTAGTAGCCAGAGCACATAAATCCTTCCAAAGACCTTTTCTCTCTTCCCTGCTGTTTGAAGCATAGATAACCGTAAGTAGGCTATTAAATCCTTCAATAGTTGAGATCCTCAAATGCATTAGTTGACTAGTACATTTGATAATATCAACAGTAAATCTGCAAGGATTCCATGCAATAACAATTTTCCCTCCCGAGTGCCAAGCAATATTCGAAGAAAAACACCAACCATTAAAAACATTTGAGTACAAGGCTCCGAGTTTTGGAGCCTTTACCCTTGTCTCGAGGAGACCAACAAAATCAATCTTTTGAGCCAAAATGAAATGCTTGATTAACTGTTGTTTAGATTGATGATTAGCCCCTCGGACATTCCAACATAACAATCTATCCATTTGAAAGAGAGGGTCCTCCCCCCCCTCTTGTATCATCAAAATTCTGTTCACCATTACTAACCATGTCAACACCATATTCACCATGTCTTTCCTCAAAGTTCCCATCTTGTTCTTCAAAGCTAAGTGCCTGAAAAGTGTTCCCCATCCTTACTGTAGTAGGCATGCTCTGTTCTTTATTTTTGTCTACTCTCGGGCCTGAAGCAATCTTGGTAAAGCCATCAGAATCTACCTCAGTAAGTTTCTGTTTTCGATTATCATTCTTGACCACCCAGTGTTGCTTAAGCGTGGTGGCATATTTTTTACACTCCTCAGCCGAATGACCAATCCCATTACAATGAGAACATGTAATCGGCCTCCACTCGTACTTGACACCCACTGAAGTAATACAACCATGTTCATTTTCGAATTCAATCATGGATGGGAGGTGCTGATCCATCTGAACTTCAATTAGAACACGAGCATAGTTCAGCCTTTCCCGATTTTTAGTAATAGAGTCTTCCAAAAGAGGCTTACCAATCTGTCCAACAATCTTAAAGAGAGATCTTTGGCCCCAATATTTCAGTTCAAGATCTTCAAGTTGTATCCATATGGGTACAATCTTGACATCCTCTTTCTTGAAATTAATATTAGGGTTCCAAGGCTTCAAGATTACAGGTCTTCTATTAAAAAACACATAACCCCCATTCATAACCTGATCTCTAAACTCAAGAGATGTAAATCGGATGAGAAAAATTCCATGAGCCAATGCTTTAACCCTGTCCACCTGATCAGACCATATCCTTTTGGCAAAACCTTCAAGAATGTGCAATGGAGGATTAACTCCAAGAACATAGCACACAATTGAAGGTTTCCAAAACAAAATTTCCTCTTCAATGTCATCAAAAGTGATTTTTACTTTCCCATTCACCTGCTCTGTATCTTTAAATGAAGTTTCTAGGTTTCTCATCACAGACTTTGAACGCAAAATAGGGGGAATGGAATCCTTACCTTGTTGCAGGTCACTGTTACATTGATTATTTGCCATGAGGAAATGTAGAAAGTCATTCCGAGCATCTTCCCTAACCTCATCTTGCTTCTGAATCATCCTCAGAGAAGTATCAGGGGACAGAGGACGAAACTCCTGACGATCGTCGCCCACGAAGAACCGATCCTCCCCTAGCACTTCCTCTTCCTCTGAGACTTCCAGTGGGTCAACTTCATCAATTCGCTCCATCGCCTCAGCAAGATCGACATCAGCGTTGCCATTTCCAGCTTTCTTTCGTGAGATTTTAGTAGCAGATTTTGATTTTCCACGATTCTTGGACCTTGTTTTAGCCATAGCACCAGCCTCCCAGCTGCAAGGGCAAAAACCAGAGAAAATcgtttataatatttacaatgttataatcctaatttgattaattttatttaaatttttcaatagatttaacattatttttgttaaacgTTGAGAACAGCAAATAGTTATAATAGATAAATATTAAAGGGaacttaaaaaaatagcaaaGATGTATGTCATAATTTAGTAAGTAATTAATATAGAATCCACCTCTTAACCTTAACCTTAAAGTGTCACTCCTTAAtccttataatttaataagtcaATCTATATTGTTTTAATCTAAttttgaaagtttttttttttatctaaaaatTTGAAAGGTAATATCGATCATCTAGGATGCCTAATAATGTAACaaaatttttcatcaaaaaaataatataacaaattgAATTACATTATAATTATAGAGTTTGCAATAGTTAGCTACATCATCATCCATGcactaatataataataaacattaaataattaaattatggtGGTGGATAGCTATGTATATCCACATCAACGTCTGTGATTGGACACCTGTCACAGTTCAATAGGAGTGATTTTTAAGATAAGTGGAGGCAAGAGAATAAGTCAAAGAATTGAATTGATGCTGAAGTGATGGCTGATGTggcattattatataataaaatatagaaGATCACaccatttactattcctatgaGTGTGAggtcttaaatattattttgaattattttgtaaaagttattaattagattttttattttgttaaataataaaatggttttgtattttttaaaatggtacaaataattttttatcaaaataaaatttaataataattcgatCAGAATGTGTTATGACAAagctgtttatatttttttgtatctgttcgtgctgggaattatttttaagttggttatattaaaaaaaagttgtcgaaaattaagctcagggtcttgtttttatcattttgaaaaatactagatctattttattatttaacaaaacaaagggTTCAAtatgtaacttttgcaaaatacaaggtctaaaatagtatttaccctaaattatataagactcaatatttaattacactaacAGTGATATTACATCTAGGAGGATGTTAAATACATATAATGTCTTTTTAGCATTTATCGAGAAGATTTCTATTAGACAATAATAGTACTTAACATCACCTAAAAATATAGGACATTACGATTGTTTAACGAtactttataaatattattattataaataaattatgtgaaactCAATCCAtaattatacaaataacaaTATGATTACAGGATGTTTAGGGCTTTAGCCTTTTAGTATTTCTCTTACTAATATATAACCTCACATTGAAAGTGACATTCAAtccatattatattaaaaataatcaaaagaaTTAAACAAGATTgtcttaataattatatttaaataagatagacttaataattatttagtgGTAGGTTTAGATGCTAATATTATCCACTTATCCAACCTCATCATCAGGTATCAACGGCCTGAATAAATTTTGGTTTTGGACAACACTTTAGAGCTTTCAATACTTTATTATTAAAgtttattggtgtaattaagtaattaagtaattaataagataattaatagtagtatttttttttttgagataattaaTAGTAGTATTAGTAGTGTTGGATAATACAATTATACAACTGTgctctttattattataatcttatatatcacagattctgtacttttatttttatttattttattagaaaatgaaaACTGGGTTACACGTAAGCCATGTTTGGCGCGTGGTATCATCTGTTTTAAGGTTTGGCTATACAATTACACAGTTTTCAGAGCTTTCTTTTTTAGGGTTCCTTATCTTTATCCATAGCCGAAATTAgctcctccttcttcttcatcatcatcttcttcactcaggttcttcttcttcttctaatcataataataatgctTATGTATATTTCTTCATTTAGTtggattttataaaaataatttctcagTCACTAGTAGAGATTTGACAAATCGATTCAGGAAATGAGCTTTTTTTTAATACTTGGATCGTAGTTTCATGGAAATGGAAATTCTATTCTTCAGTAACTTTTgtttaaatattaattgatgTGTTAAATCATTTCACGATTCTGACAGAAGCTGTAACGGATTCTTTATAAGATGTGATGTGCCGATCCAGAAGGATTTGTATTCTGGCGTTTGATATATTTTAGTAGCTATGTATATTTTGGCATGATTTATATCTGGATATTTTATTTTGGTTTGCTTCATCACGGGCCAGGGATTTTGATCGTAATCGATCACTTTTAGTTGTTTTTGAATGATCTTATTTGATTAagcatttttattaatttggaTTAAGGATGCGTTGTGATTTACAGGCTTTAGCTTTCTGTTCAATAGTGGATTGTTCCAATcactttttctctttctttcaagGATTGTCCTATAATCACTTAACGTACTTTAGGAAAGTGATATGCTTTTATTTCATTGATTCAGCACTAATTATGTTATCAGATCCTGGTATTTACTTATTTACAGACCAttctcacatatatatataataaatattttcatacaCCTGCATTCCATATGCATTTCCACGTTTGTAGTACGAAATGGGTACTGCAAGAAGAAATTAAATATTGAGTTGCAATAGGCTCTCAGCCATTATATTAACAGGAGCCCTTATTCACAACCCAATTGATTAGTATTCAGATTTGGAGTGTGGTCTTTTTAAACTCCCACAAGTTCATTAGCTTGTAGATGATTTAATAGTGCAAATActtgtaatatatatttgaatGTAGAAGTATATTGATAAAGTTGTtgtgctatgttcttttctattgaTCTCGCATTATAGTCTTAGAAAGAAGTTAGGGAACATGTATGTTATTCTCCTGAATAGAAAACTATATGATGTGTGCTGCAAGCAATAGAGGGCTTTACCTTTCAGGTTATGAGTTTTGTTTCGCAGATGTTAGTTACCACTTGTTATACCTTTGTGAGAATGGAATAGAAATTTGCATGATGGAGAAGAGCTTGAAAATAAAGCCTAtctatctctctctttctctctgcaGGTAACAATGCAAGGAGTAATTCGAGGATTTTTTTCCAATGGAAACGTTGTGAAAAATGCAGTTTTGCAACGCATTTCTCTTGTGAATCCAGTGTTGCAGCCTGCCATCCTGTCACGTTTTCAGGGGACTACAACTGCTCGTATAGAAGAGCATGGTTTTGAAAGCACAACTATTTCAGATATCATGAAATCGAAGGGTAAAGGTGCTGATGGTTCTTGGCTATGGTGCACTACAGATGACACTGTTTATGAGGCCGTTAAGTCGGTATGGACACTATTTTGATCCTTTCAATTCCTGCAATTAACATAATCCGTTTGAGTCTGAGATGCTTTCTTTAGCGTTTTGACTTGAGCAACTCTCTTCTTTGCAGATGACCCAGCACAATGTTGGTGCCCTGGTGGTCGTGAAACCTGGAGAGGAAAAGTCAATTGCTGGAATTATTACAGAAAGAGGTTTGTCTACTTTTTTTGTTGCACCTTATAACAGATATCATTCGATAAACACTTATGCTATTCTGTAACCATGTTTTAAATCTGGTGATATAGCTTGCAAATTCTGAATTAACATATTACTAATGTTTGGAAGTTCAAGTTTGGAATTGTTAAATTTTTTGATGTCTTTTGTCTGATGGTATATTTCCAGATTATCTGCGGAAGATCATAGTGCAGGGAAGATCATCTAAGTCCACTAAGGTCGGGGATATCATGACTGAAGAGGTATAGTGCATAGAGGTTTCTTTGTCTATAGCAGCGATTCATAGCTCTCTGGatttagattttttctttttgtctaTGGTTATCATGCAATTGTGGCTCAAAATGCTATGACATGATGGCTGCAGAACAAGCTTATCACTGTCAATCCTTCCACCAAAGTTTTGCGTGCAATGCAACTGATGACTGGTACATTTGTTCTTGATTTGGAATTTCTcaattcatgttttcttattttatttctcTCAAGTAAAAGATACATGGTCTAAATCTCGAAATTGATATTTTGTGGTAGATAATCGGATCAGGCACATTCCAGTGATTGATGATAAGGGAATGATTGGCATGGTGTCCATTGGAGATGTGGTACGAGCTGTGGTGAGTGAACATAGGCAGGAACTTGACCGCTTGAATGCTTTTATTCAGGGAGGTTACTAGATGATGACGACAACGACCATGATGATGATGACAAAGATCAGACAGGTTGCCCTGGTTTAACAGTGAACAATAATAGGACCAGGTGCATGTAAATACCCTTTGCTCTTTGCAACTCCTATTCtggttcttttcttttcttttcgatGTTCATATGCTATGACATCAAGACACCAATGTGGGAACTAACATGGTTAATAACGAGAACTTATTTTCTGCTTAAATTTCTGGTTCCTATATTGGTCATAGACTCGTAATTGTTTCCCTCATCTATGGTGTTTGGGATCTTGGTTTTTCTTTGAGAGTGGAATTTTCCATCCAtcaatttgtttttgttttggttaATTTTACTCATCTCTTTGTTATAGGGGGGTGTAAAACATCTTtggtttttcttaaaaaaaaaatcattacattGTCATAAAGATTTAAGAACAAACCAGTAGGTGGTGGATCAGGAAGTTATTATTTCCTTGAAGGAATATTCAATTACAATTCTGTATTATTTATTCCTCACTAAACAGGGATTAAATGATGTAAAAAATTGAATAGGACTCCTAGTGTTGTAGGTCTCTGTTGTGAAAATTgtgtacgcaagtatacgcaatcgtaacaagtaataaagtgataaatcgagtatcgtctccacagggattgaaaattggaaattaatttataaaactaattactcacaaattggtttcaacaaaaataaaataaagtgatgaGAATATGTAAAAAACTAACAAACACAAACTACGAAGAAAGtaagttagaattattaaaTTGGCCTGAAAATGCAAAGTTGATATAATAGTGCTAAGGAGTATTGTTGTAAGTTGATAATGTcaactaggaatttaaaatgtcataatcctttttccaaagtgtttatggtttaattctctaattaattaatatattcctatgcccaattaattttaagaataccaatttaagcacaattccttcaagtcatacatggtaaataacatattcctatgccattTACAAACCACATTTTTCCAAAGtgatattcatgcatcattcaagcaattccACTACTAAtcctattttttccaaaatcaagattagctactacttactaatggtgatcaagcaaaagtaagcAATTGTACAATAAacacacttgaatgaacaaaaccaatttactaaaacatagcaataaaatatcaaatcacaattcaaattaataaaataattctagcaaaaaaaaaaaattaactcataatagattgtgcaaaaattacaaagtttaaaagaaaagagagatagAAATAAAAACCCATTTGGAACTtgtcacaacttttttttttccttctttttcttcattttcttcttttcttcactGTCAGCCGCCTCCTCTTTCAAATCCCATTAACGCCTCCTTTTTTGagtatatataacaatatataaaCTCCTCCAAATTCATGCCAAGCAAAACCCTCCTAACTTGGCCATGATCTCTTTTCAccttttatacatttttttaacaaaaaggcctaataaagaaaaaaaaaaaaacaaattaatcacTTGGGCTTCAATTAGTTTATggactttaatatttttttttttttcaattttaacaaTAAgcccaaaatatacatttaatttttttttataaaaatacacaatACTGAGATTAACActtacaaaataggaaactaaataaaactgataaaatattacaaaatttaactaaaactaatctaaaaatgttaaaattaatatttatttaaaactaactaaaagtcactaaaataaactaaaaatacttgagaacaaaactaatttaatgcccaaaaagatataaataattCTATTTTCATGGAGTTATCAGTCTCTGGTTTAGTCCTGAATGTATGAAGGGTATTTTAGCAACAACTGTCTCAAAAGGTGCTTCttttgtattttatattttgtgctttatgattaagaataataatgacaattttgaaaggataaataccattttgaactttatattttgtaaaagttattaattggatcctttgtttgttaaatgataaaatgaatcctgtattttttaaaattgtacaaataggaccctgaattattttctgtatctgttcgtattattGAAAGTTGAGCtcagggtcttatttttactatattgaaaaaaatgtaaaatctaTTTtgctatttaataaaatagagtctaattagtaacttttgtaaagtatagggtctaaaataatatttacttattttgaaatgaaattATCATTCTAGTCCTTGTAATTTTAGTGGAATATCATATTTTGactttcagtttttaattttgtttttccctttataaacaaaatataactaaaatacaAGGTCAGAGTCAGATCAAATGATAGGCAAAGAACTTTCTTCAAGTTGTGAGGTTAATGACTCTTAATGTCTCATAATCTTAGGAGTCTTAACATTACCACACAAcaccatttaaattttaaaatatagttaaTGCTAACCATGTTCCATCAGAGGCTGAGGCTTGCTCTTCAAATGAAAAGTTTTTTCAATATGATTTGATGAGTGATCTTTATTATCTTACTTTCATATAATCTTCAACTCATGTTTATGACcaatttttctcttaaggctcTCAATGATTTAAAGTCACAAAATCGTTGACAAAAGCTGGCTCCTCCATAAGTGGTGTTCAGTTTAGTGTAATGTAATGGTAATGGTAATTGCAATAGTAATGGTAATGTAATAGAATAAGAATGGTAATAAAAAATGATTACAATGTTTGGTTTGTAGTTAGAGTGAACATTGTAATTAGAATCAGAATGTAATAGAATAAAATGTGTATTGACCAAAATAActctataaaatatttttttcaaaaaaaagagTAGACTTTGACtttttttactatatttttattaagatATTACTTTTCCTTTGTAATGAAGTGTAATTGTAATGAGAATTATATTGATTTTGGTATGTAATTATCATTACAATACTCAATGTAATAAGCATTACATTGTAAtgaattagaaaaagaaaaagagaaaaacaaCAATATAATGAACTTATTCATTAGCATTGTGATTACCATTACAATGAATCAAACATCACTAACTGCTTTTATCTTATACATGAAAAAATCCACTTAGATAGAGaagtttaattaaaatctacaaataaatgcaaatcataattaatatattgtttAAATGCACACTGAATTTTACATTATAGTCAGAGCAAAAGTTTGCTTTCTTGAGTAAGTTTTTGTTCTAACATCTTAAAAAATCTtagcgtttttttttttttgaaaggttaAAAATTCTTACTCAATAATGATAGAAATTTGCAATCTTCTTAATTGGCAACAATAATTAGTTATAGTTTTTCATCTATCTATACATTAATATAAAAGAAAGCATATAAGAGATATATGTGACTTtctataagttttttttatatgtatatttttttttaattttattattcaactaactttatttttttgtaataaacctacatgattttttttaaaaaaaaaagtacaagaAAACATTACATATACACTATAAATAAATCTTCtcttttatcatttttgttttgaatGGAAAATCATAATGTATTAAATAACCATCTTAGTCACCAAACAAGGTAACAAATTAGTTGGAAGAGACTCCAAACTAAAAATACAATTAGGAAACAATACAAAGGCTCTAAAAAACTTATAAGCTGCCATATTTACTGATCGTctaacaaaacaaataaaaatatttttttaaaacattgaGCCCTTACAATTACTAACCACTTGACCAAAGGTGAAAATCATAACAATAGAGCTTCATAAGGCCTGAACAACCGAAAGACAATCGGTTTCCAGTACCACTGGCTGCCAATGACGTGCCTTGATCCAGCTTAATGCTTCACGGACCCTCATGGCTTCGGCTAATTCAGGAGAAGGATGACCATGAAAAATCTTGGTGCAGCCTTCAATAAGCAGTCCACGCCCATCACAAGCCACGAAACTTA from Cannabis sativa cultivar Pink pepper isolate KNU-18-1 chromosome 2, ASM2916894v1, whole genome shotgun sequence encodes:
- the LOC115719298 gene encoding CBS domain-containing protein CBSX3, mitochondrial; its protein translation is MQGVIRGFFSNGNVVKNAVLQRISLVNPVLQPAILSRFQGTTTARIEEHGFESTTISDIMKSKGKGADGSWLWCTTDDTVYEAVKSMTQHNVGALVVVKPGEEKSIAGIITERDYLRKIIVQGRSSKSTKVGDIMTEENKLITVNPSTKVLRAMQLMTDNRIRHIPVIDDKGMIGMVSIGDVVRAVVSEHRQELDRLNAFIQGGY